Within Limanda limanda chromosome 1, fLimLim1.1, whole genome shotgun sequence, the genomic segment tttgtttttttataaaacattatgCTTACATTCATAATAAAATCACTTAGATTCAACGTTTCACTTTTCCAAGTAAGAAAATATAACCATGTTATACTTTAAACAATATGTTGTTTTGGTGTTCCATGTAAAAGCCGGAAAACAACATTCTCATGATATGTTAAATTATCGTTCACAGCATTCTGCTTAGTGTTGAGTATTGGTTTGCACGTCCACAAAATTCGACATTTACTGGAAAATGTCATATACTGAGAATATTTCTTGCGATGACCACTATACAAATTGCATAATTATTTGAATACTTACATTGGAATTCAAGATTGGACCTCACACACATAGAACACACATTTAGTTCAGGTTTAATGTTCATGCAGGTGTGTTGGGTGAACTAACTCGTCTGCTATAAATATTACAGTTTAATTTGAACTCTACGCGTGTTATGATTGTTTTTTACCCACGGCTGCTTGTCCAGGTTACACAGCTTCTCATTTTGGTGCCTTGGATGCAAAGTTATTTGAAATATGTAGTAACGTTTGAAGTATCACAGGCAGATGGAAACATGTTTCACCAGTTGCAGGGGATTACCGTTCATCTTGGGAATCTTTGCATAAATACCCACGTACACACTCATGTCTGACATTTCAAAGATTTGATGTTTGCCTTCGGTGTCATGCCTTTAATTTGTATGTCACTGTTTACCGCCATCTTAAACTGACAGCTCTCCACCTTTCAGCTCGGTACACAGCTGTGTGACTTACAGAGGAATCCCCAGCTGCTCCGCTGagaggtctcactctgagtGTAAAAAACAAGCCAAttagatttcttttttagaaAACTGTCACATCCTTAGAATTACGCCACAGGATTTCTCTGCAGAACAGCTTACTGGAGAACACAGCATGTGTTTGTACTTGGACAATgcacttttcttcttttgatgcgTTTGCTTCTTTACATCAATATAAGCTTTACGAGATGTTCTTTTACTAAAGTGACAAATTAGTGCAATCTGACAGATTTGTGTGATGTCACATGTGTAGTCCTAAAGCTGTATATCACTACACTACATGCACTTTATCCTGGACAAGCTAGTGGCTCTGTGAGTACTCGGCTATCACAGTTTACACtgacaatgctaacatgctgatgtttagCAGGTATAAGCATTGTACAAGCACAAGAGACAAAGAACAGATATGGGAATGTTTTTTTGGTTGCACCGGTATTTAGTCACAGTAttggacaaattaaaataagaaagaatacactcacacacgtttgtacatttatcttagtgaggaccctcattggcataatgcattccctaacCCCCTATCCCACTAAATGCTTGTGTGTGGGAGGTGGCCAAAATGTGTAGGGTTAAAGGTTCTAACTcatcctcacaaagatatctgtacaagtacacactcacacacacacacacacacacacacacacacacacacacacacacacacacacacacacacacacacacacacacacacacacacacacacacacacacacacacacacacacacacacgcacacacacacacacaaaatatagcaacactaaaataaaagagacacactgcattgtgttttttagaaagtgatttaaaacaacaacatgtatCCCATCGCTACCTTTGTATTGCTTTAGCACTATAACCGTTATTAGGCGCATTCCAAATAGCATTGAGCTCTAATCCATAACATTGATTGTTTTTGAGATATTAGACACAGCACACAGCTATCACTAcagcacatactgtacatggaCGTGTTCTACAGTCTGCTTCACTATCTAACATCAGAGATTTGAGTCTGACTGCTTTAGGGTTCTAACCAGCCCTTGAAAtgagtttcttttttgtttcaccATGTTGTGGTCACACAGAATCACTGCATGACATCAAGTAATCCGTTGTGGAGAGAAGCTGTTGTAGCATCGTTGCTGCCgttgaaaacactgaaataaaaatcaataacaGAAATGTATTTGGGTTAACATTAGCTTTTTCAGTCCAACCTTATTGAAATCAGCGGCACATTCACTTCATCCCTCTGCGGAGCATCTGATTGGCTGCGATGAGCATAACGCTGATGATGAAAGCGATGGCGAAGGCACAAATCAGGCTTTTGCGCACACAcgtgtgtttttcctgttgcGTTGGGCTTGCTGTGggatgaaaatgtagaaaaaagaaatattAGCCAATGTCCTAATGTTTGATCAACAATGTGTGAAATAAAATCTTTCAAATGCAGCGTACTGTCAATGTCCACGTGGGACTCTGGGCTGTTCAGGTGGCTCTCCTCAGTGATGATGATGTTCTCGATGTCTTTCATAGTGAGGTGGTCACGAAAGGTGTCGTACAGAAGTCTCTTCAGCTCGTCCACCGTCAGTTTCTGCATGTCGCActgggaggaggaaaaaaaggtttaattaacacaggagaaaaaaacGTCAACTTCCGTCTCAATTTCCCAAAGTGACGCACGCAAGCTGCAGATCAGCTATAAATATTGTTGGCTCCCGGTCATGAGTGCTTGTTAGAGATTGCAAGTATTCGCTGGGCTGTTCCGTCAAAAGAGACAATCATTTCCATTGAAACCAGACACCGCAATAAATTATTTCATAACGCAACTGGATGCAAGACACGGAGATACTGGAGGTGGTGCAGTAATCAGCAAGGTGTTGTCTGTCAATATGATACTACAAAACATTATTGATGTTGAAATGATTAGATCCTACTTCAGTCATTTTCCTATCACTTATCCTTTAAGggttctggggggggggggagtcaatCCTATTAGACACTGATCACAGATCTCAGCTCATTACAGGGCCGACATGCAGAGACAATGAAGCTCTCATTCACAACTATGGACAGTTTAGagtaaccactgcaccaccatgcCTCTGAAATCATATCACATGGCTCTTTATTGAAAAATCCATTAGAAAAGCCTTCTGTAAAACATcctaaagagaagaaagaagttGTTTTACGCTGATAAGGGAGAAGGTGAAGACTTTGATTAGACCTGActgatgatgctgctgatgaTTTACCTTCCAAAACACTGAATCAAAGTCAGCCCCGTGGAACTTATCGGGCATTCCAGCAGAGGAGATCTTAGGTCCGAGTAAAGTGACAAATTCTTCAAAGCCGACCTGGCCGTCACCTGATGAGACAGAAAAGCCCACGGACATCTCACTGCAGGGTTTTATGCAGCAGCCTGAACACTCATGATCGGACCCGGAGAGAGAAACGTACCATCCATGTCCAGTCTTTGGATGatgacctccagctccacctcatTGGGCATGTAGCCCAGTGAGCGCATGGCCGTCCCCAGCTCCTGCTTCGAGATAAAGCCGTTCCCATCTCGGTCAAATACCTTGAAAGCCTCGCGAATCTCTGTTGGAAGAAGGAGGGCGATGATTGAGGGAGAAGTTTAGAGAAAGCAGAGATGCACGGAACAGCAAACAGGCGAATACAGATTTATCACTTTCCCACTGACAGCAACAGCTGGCTCAGTTGAACGTGTGGATTTATAAagtgtgtttgaagtgtttatagcaaaactgaaaagtagtttaaagtttataaaTGTGTTCAGAAAGTTAGGCTGGCTCATAGTTATTGCTGTTTCTTAGATATTATCGGGATATTCTTCCTTTGGAGAAAGGAGAagcatattttaatatatttttgtgtttgaagaGGGAAAATTGATAGACTTCGAGAAGTTTCAGAAAATCCAGAGGCACAGAGAGTCCTATTAAAAAGTGTGGGGATATTTAGCATTTTCCTATTTTCAACAATtccttaaaaaaagacaaaaaacaataataatttgatcCTAACATTGTCTAAGCAGCCAAATCATGATTTactccagtttattcctgtacCGTATCTCTCCAGAGAGTGATCCACATCATTGCACTTGTATTGGTCTCATTCTCTTTTTCCTAACAACAGTTTTAGCACTTTGTTAAAGGTCAAGGGAGTTCATCTAAATTAGCAATTTTTAAAGTTGAAGGGAAAAATGTGTATGGATGGGTATATATAGAATCTGCTATAATCCGGCCTTCCCTCCATGGACACTATTTTTTTCGATTTACACAGAAAAACTTCCAGGACAAATTACAGCGCACACATTGATCCACTCAGAA encodes:
- the cabp7b gene encoding calcium-binding protein 7; the protein is MPVRAVTTRFMYKGLCTIPDILTYRTPVILPEDEVEEIREAFKVFDRDGNGFISKQELGTAMRSLGYMPNEVELEVIIQRLDMDGDGQVGFEEFVTLLGPKISSAGMPDKFHGADFDSVFWKCDMQKLTVDELKRLLYDTFRDHLTMKDIENIIITEESHLNSPESHVDIDTSPTQQEKHTCVRKSLICAFAIAFIISVMLIAANQMLRRGMK